The Fusarium oxysporum f. sp. lycopersici 4287 chromosome 1, whole genome shotgun sequence DNA segment caatccaaaCCAGATATAGATCATCCACTTCGATATTGTTCTGATGCATATTAGTACCACGTTTCACCAAGGTGGGTGCAGGAACCTACAGGATGGGGTGTGCTCCCTCGCCGAGCCATAGAAGTGACAGCAGGAACCCcaagaaacaccaagcaGATAGAGCCGTCAGGAAGAAAAAGTCCGCCATCATTGACCTAAGGGACAAGAACACGAGATTGTCGCTCAGCAGATTGAAAGCAAGCCGCGGAACCAAGACAGGAGCGGCGAGTGCAAGCACATCAAATGCCTGTTCGTCAAGGTTCGCGTCACCAAGCTTCCAGCCCAAGAACCGCAATACAAGATATACCCAGTAGATGAGAACAAAAGCCACGTCAAGGAATGACCACAGGTTCTGGGTATAGACGCTCCTTTTAAAAGGTTAGTACTTGAGCGACAACACGACCAGAAAGTCTGTAGCATACCAGCCATGTGCTAGAATAGTAGCAAATTGATCCAAGCCCCATCCAAAAGCAAAGATAGAAAAGGCTGCTTCTGTTGGTCCATAGCGGGTTTTCCTTCTAAGAACCATAACCGCAACGTAGAGAGTGAGGAGCGTAGCGAATTGGATTGACTCGAGGACATTTCGGGTTCGAGGGACAATCAGACGATATTGGTTGAGAAGAGGGGACTCGCGAGGGTCATAAATAGAGATGGGCTTTAACTTGTAATGATCAGGGATGATGTCCCAAAATGTCGAGGGGGTATAGACAATTCGACCCTCATAGATGGCGTTGACGACTTTTTGGCAAGTTGCTGAACTCAAGAAATGCTTGCTCTCGGTGACAATGGCCACCTCAAGAGCTGGCAGCGTCTTGTAATCAACCCAGGAGGTGGTGCGCTCTGCCTCCTCTCGAATCTCTTCTGGGGCATTCTGGAAGGGTTCAAAGCCAGCGACTAGAATATGAGCCAGAAGCAAAAGGCCGTCGTGGCCATCATCATGCACTTCACCAAAGCGTCTCAGGATGCGCGTAGCTATGAGCTCACATAGAGTAGCACGTGTGAAGTTGACATTGTGACGGTTATTGAGATGAGACTGCTCTTCGAGAAACTGAGCACGATTCACCAGCAAACAGTAGACTATCAGATCATATCAGTAAAGGGCCCTCAAAAGGGGTGAGCAGCACTTCTCTTACTGATGGAAATGTCGTTGAGGCCATAGAACTTATCAACCAACGGCCGCACAACTGTAACATTAATTCTCAGATCCTGCAGCTGGGCGAGGCTCAGATAGTCCTCAACAACGCTGATGATGTCGCGACGAATACGGTGTATGTTGGTATACACAGGTAAGTGACTATGAGGGTCTGTCATGCAACTATACAGGGCATCACGGTTCTCTGGGCCGCTTGTACTGAGCCGACTCAGTAAAGGCCGCCGTTCTTCAGGATCCGGCAACGTGATGCGCCGGCGGGTGTTGCCAGCCATGAAAAGGCCAGTCAGCAATCCTATAGTAGTAATACTTGAGGGAGGGACAAGGTCAGGACAAAGAGGATGAACTGCAGTTATCGCGTTGTCGGTGATGATTTAAATCAAGTTTTGTCCCTTTTCGGCGTAGCGAGCGATAAGATAGGATGATTTGAAACGCCCCAGAGGTCATGTAAAGGCGCTATTGGATAGATACAGGGACCTGGTAGTTTGCGAAGAGGGGACAGAGGTAATTGATCAATGCCACGGGTGATATCAGCATTTGAAGTATAGGCATATCCTCAATTTCAGGTTGTGAGGGAGGAATTGTTTACAGAAGTGCAACGTCATTAGACTAAACGCCTGGCCCATTGGAGCGTTTCGGATCTGAATCTTGGGGGTGCTGCTTCTAAAACACCAGTGATTGGATCATACCAACCCCAAGATGTTAATGCCTTGATTATTTCTCTGACGGAAACAAATGGAAGGGGGTTCTTTATAAAGTGGTAGTGACTTAGCAATCCGTctctttctttattttatctGACATCTAACAAACTTATACTATATCCACTTGAGCTTGCCCTTATTAGACTGTGTGAAGCCTAGATCTGCACATGGGACACCAATCTCAGACATTCCGCGCATTACAACAATGCAAATCCTACAGTTTCGTCCCAGTCTCATCCGCACCAGCCTCTTTAGCCAATGCCCAAGCGAACTTTGCCAAAGATCCCCTCGTCACAGCGTGCTGTTTCGCTTTCTCGCTACTCGCCTGTCTGAGCGCATATCGCGCCGCAATTCCTTGACAAACTCCAGCCAGCTTCCAGATGCTGAACGACATTCCCCATGGAACCTCTGGCCGGGGATCGTATCCACTCTCCTCTGTGTACCACTCCAGGATCTTCTCTGGTTGTGGAAGACCAGGCGTCTTGCCGGGGAGGAATCCGGATGCATCATAAGGAGTCGCACCAGGGGATTTGGCCGAGTAGAAGTTTATAAGAAAGTTGCAAATGTCGGAGAGCGGGTGGCCAACAGTAGACATCTCCCAACTGTAGAATATGTTTTAGTAACTGGCTTCGAGTTGGGAAAGGTGAGCATACTCCAAGATTCCGATGACCCTTGGTTCAGTCTTATGAAATACCAGATTGTCAATCTTATAATCTCCATGTACCAGTGTTGCCCGGTCCTTGGGTTGCAGACGCtcgttcttgaagaagcgaaCCGTTTCCTCAAAGTGGGGGAGCTTCCCAACAGGCTCCTTGGTCTCAATATCGACGGCCTTCTCCTGGCTACCACAGATAGTTACCCACGTGTTGATCTGTCGCGAATAGAAACCTGACGGTTTGCCAAACTTCTCCAGACCGACCTTCTTGTAGTCAACTGCATGGAACCGTGCCAATGTTATCACGGCATCGCGCCACATAGCCTCACGTTCGGCGGGTTGTACGCCTGGCATGGTAAAGTCTTCAAAGATACGTCCATCGAGAAACTCCATGATATAGAACGGCGTGCCAATAACAGAGTCATCTTCGCATAGACAGTACGTTTTGGGTACAGCAACATCAGTGTTCTCCAAAGCATGCATGATGCGATATTCGCGCTCAACTTTGTGGGCCGTCTTGGAAAGGAGCTTTCCAGGTGGCTTCTTGCGCATCACAAAGCGTTGGCCATCTGAAGCAGTAATCTGGTATGTAGGATTGGATTGACCGAAACCAAACTGTGTGACATCAGCAGCCATCACACTGAGAAGAGCACGAGCAGAGCGCTCACCTGTTTGAGATCAATCGGTGTTTTGATGGTTGGGACATGCTCAGAAATGTATTTCTCAAGCGCCGCCTCATCGACGGGCTGTCGAATTCTACCAGCCATCCCTAGGACAGTGATGTGGCTATTTTATCAGGTGAGTAGATATAAGAAAGGATGATCGACGGTCGATTCGCTTGTTCAGGGTCACGAGATAGAAGTCGGAGGTTATAAAAGATAAATTGAAGAATGGTTTTGGCGGAGCTACGGTTAAATGATAATTGCAATGTTAAGAGTTATTGTACCCCGGATGTGAGAACTGACTCGATGAGCTTACCTTGAACATTTGGCCCCTTGCTAGTCACTAAAGATGCCGAGGTTCAGATCTGGGGGATTACAGACCTTTAGTGGCCCCTCTTCCCCAAGCTCTCCACAATCCCTAGGTTCGTTCGGTTCCTCGGTTCATCTGACGTACCTAGGTCAATGTTCAACAGCTATCTCAATCTTGTTTGTAATCAATCAGTGTTTCGTGCTTCAAGGCATGCCAAGTAACAATTCACCTATATGGATGTAATAATTCAAGTTTTCATTATAAAACTCAAATCCCGTTGTTCATTATCACTGTTCAAGGCCTAAAGCCTACCTAGCTATGATCATCCTGCCACCACTCTTACATGCCTTGAAGAATAATATCCATCTCATTAACAGACTACTGGCATGCACATATAATCAAGGTTCCGCATAACAGGCTCCCACCGCGGACCAGCCGAAGCAGAATACCGCCGTTCAAGAAACAAGCAAACggtatataaaagaataGTCCTTCCTGCTCGCTGATTTCCACCTcacccatccatccatccatccatccatccatccatccatccatccatatcCGTCTCACCACCACAACGCAAGACATGAAGGAATGCTCATGCCAAAAGGAAACAGACAAATGAAAATTAACAAAAGAAACCATGGTGACAAGCCCTCCGAGTAGCTTCCTGGCCCAAGGTGAAGAGAACAGAATATTCCGTGGTATCAGTATCCATAACGCCAAGCCCCTCCGTCTGATGCGGTCGTAGTACATGGATCAATATGTGTCGAGATGTTTGTGGCTGAGAGCCGTATTGTCATTATAGATCATTTACCAGCCCTTCTTCCTCGCGAAGCGCTTGTTCAACAATGCCAGCACCTTTGGCACGTTGAACTGGACATATTCCAGGTCAAGGTCATCCTGATTGTCCTTTTGCATCTCAAGcagatcatcaagcttgagatcCAATTCAAGTAGACCCCTATTGCGACCTGTCTTCAAGTTAGCATGCTAGAGTGACAAGAGAACGAGAGTAGCTTACCCTTATAGTGCAATGAAATGACGAATGTTCCGGGTAGTGGACTAGTAAAGTTGAAGTAGATGTTAGCCCGTCTGTTGTCGGGAACATTGCTCTTCTGGATGAcgccctccttctcaagctgCTGGTGTGTGAACTTGTACGGACCAAGGActtgctgcttctgctgctttcTCTTAGTACCCTCGCTCTGTGATCGAACGTTGTGCAGGTAGCTTTTGTAAGTCTCGAGTTGTCCGTTGAGATAAACATTATGATCACGGATCGTCTTGTAAACCTCTTGCAGCTTCTGGGTCTCAGTGATAACACCCTCTTTGAGTGATccgagatgttgaagctcCTGCTCAACTTCGTCCCGAAGTAGGCTGAATTGATCGGCCTTGTCGATAACGCGCAATTCCTGAAGCTGGGATAACAGTTCCATGGCCCGGATACCTTTGCGAACCATTACTGCATCACTGCGATTTGTAGCTGCGGCATCAGCAATGCGTTCTAGTCGCAGTGGTCTTCTGGCTACCCCGCTAGTTGCTGGGATCGATCGCATGACTTGTACGAAAATCGACTTGGCTTCCATGAAATAAACTTCCTCCTGCGTGATATCCAATGCTGCTGTCAGATCGCCGATAGCTGACTCCCATCTACTGAATAAAGGCAAGTTGATGACTCTGTTCTCTTTTCGCGGCAACTGAGGGGGTGATGATCCCAATTCCGACATAATGATAGCAAGGTGCGAATTGTCATCCTTGCACAGCTCGTCATGATGCTTGTCAAGCAACGAGTGCATAGCGTAGACTTCATTGAGGGTGatctcaagttcaaggtccTTCTTTGATAGGGCAACATAATTATCCATCTCGAGGCTCTCATAGAAATCCTGGACCTCGCAGAGATCGAGCATGAACTTATTGATTCTGTCCTTGTTCTGATGAATGAACGGTTGAAGCTTAGCCATGTACGGCTCCTTGGCGTAGGATGGCTTGTTCGCGAGGTTCTGAAGCATCTTGGCGATATATGTTAGAGTTCGTCTGGGTCGTTCGGCCGGGGTTCCGTCGATAAGCATGTAGGATTTCGGGGTAACGATCGCAGGGTTAATGAAACGCAAAAAGAAGAATCCACCGATCAAGGTACAAATAACCTGGTCATTAGCATCTGGGTATTTGCGCTTGGTTAAGCTCCTGATTTGTTTGCAGATCCAACGGATACCATAAGGCGCTTCCTCGAGGCCCTCAATAATGGTGGTCAAGAAGCCATTAGCAATCTCGGTCAACATGGTTAAGCGGGGCTCAATGATGGCCTGAACCTGAGGGTTCTCGGCGGCTTGTTCGCCAGTGATTCCCTTGGGAAGATGGGGAGGCAGTTGGCCAGTATCCTCTTCGATCTGTTCAATCATTCGCTCGTAGACCTTGAGGGGGTTGATTTCCAGGTCAAGATCTTTCAGCTCGATTAAGCCGTTGATTCTATCAGCAAGCACGGACTTGAGGAAACTTTGACCAGGACCTCTTCGGGTGTATGTAGTCATCATTCGAGAGACGGGCGTATTAGCGCGGAGCAAGGAGGAGTAGTCTGGTGTGTTGTCGAACTGGTATGTCAAGACGGACTAGAGCATGTGAGACGTGTATTTCTTTCCAAGGCGTGAAAAACTTACCTGGAACATAGTGAGCAAGAGATGCTCTTCTCGACTCTCGTATTGGTTTCCATAGATAGTGAACATGACAGTCTGAAGGAGCGAATCAATCTCGGACATCGAGACCAGCCTGCAGAGATGTGCAATGTGCCTAGGCTCAGATTGGAGTAGAAACAAAAGGTTTCCGTATTTCTGAGTTTTGTCGTCGTTAGGAAAGACGCCCTGctgcatttcaagagcatCTTCGAGATGGCTGGCAACT contains these protein-coding regions:
- a CDS encoding aminoglycoside phosphotransferase, coding for MAGRIRQPVDEAALEKYISEHVPTIKTPIDLKQFGFGQSNPTYQITASDGQRFVMRKKPPGKLLSKTAHKVEREYRIMHALENTDVAVPKTYCLCEDDSVIGTPFYIMEFLDGRIFEDFTMPGVQPAEREAMWRDAVITLARFHAVDYKKVGLEKFGKPSGFYSRQINTWVTICGSQEKAVDIETKEPVGKLPHFEETVRFFKNERLQPKDRATLVHGDYKIDNLVFHKTEPRVIGILDWEMSTVGHPLSDICNFLINFYSAKSPGATPYDASGFLPGKTPGLPQPEKILEWYTEESGYDPRPEVPWGMSFSIWKLAGVCQGIAARYALRQASSEKAKQHAVTRGSLAKFAWALAKEAGADETGTKL
- a CDS encoding IQ domain-containing protein containing GTPase activating protein gives rise to the protein MSIMLQTPSRASTASSSSFQPISRQNTMSSYDGSRSARQSKRYSMSALYMSISANEGDLQIEDELAKAQKALRDLKSKISSQSKKNFVLEKDVRYLDSRIALLIQNRMALEEQNEVASHLEDALEMQQGVFPNDDKTQKYGNLLFLLQSEPRHIAHLCRLVSMSEIDSLLQTVMFTIYGNQYESREEHLLLTMFQSVLTYQFDNTPDYSSLLRANTPVSRMMTTYTRRGPGQSFLKSVLADRINGLIELKDLDLEINPLKVYERMIEQIEEDTGQLPPHLPKGITGEQAAENPQVQAIIEPRLTMLTEIANGFLTTIIEGLEEAPYGIRWICKQIRSLTKRKYPDANDQVICTLIGGFFFLRFINPAIVTPKSYMLIDGTPAERPRRTLTYIAKMLQNLANKPSYAKEPYMAKLQPFIHQNKDRINKFMLDLCEVQDFYESLEMDNYVALSKKDLELEITLNEVYAMHSLLDKHHDELCKDDNSHLAIIMSELGSSPPQLPRKENRVINLPLFSRWESAIGDLTAALDITQEEVYFMEAKSIFVQVMRSIPATSGVARRPLRLERIADAAATNRSDAVMVRKGIRAMELLSQLQELRVIDKADQFSLLRDEVEQELQHLGSLKEGVITETQKLQEVYKTIRDHNVYLNGQLETYKSYLHNVRSQSEGTKRKQQKQQVLGPYKFTHQQLEKEGVIQKSNVPDNRRANIYFNFTSPLPGTFVISLHYKGKLLSFSCHSSMLT
- a CDS encoding IQ domain-containing protein containing GTPase activating protein, with product MALEEQNEVASHLEDALEMQQGVFPNDDKTQKYGNLLFLLQSEPRHIAHLCRLVSMSEIDSLLQTVMFTIYGNQYESREEHLLLTMFQSVLTYQFDNTPDYSSLLRANTPVSRMMTTYTRRGPGQSFLKSVLADRINGLIELKDLDLEINPLKVYERMIEQIEEDTGQLPPHLPKGITGEQAAENPQVQAIIEPRLTMLTEIANGFLTTIIEGLEEAPYGIRWICKQIRSLTKRKYPDANDQVICTLIGGFFFLRFINPAIVTPKSYMLIDGTPAERPRRTLTYIAKMLQNLANKPSYAKEPYMAKLQPFIHQNKDRINKFMLDLCEVQDFYESLEMDNYVALSKKDLELEITLNEVYAMHSLLDKHHDELCKDDNSHLAIIMSELGSSPPQLPRKENRVINLPLFSRWESAIGDLTAALDITQEEVYFMEAKSIFVQVMRSIPATSGVARRPLRLERIADAAATNRSDAVMVRKGIRAMELLSQLQELRVIDKADQFSLLRDEVEQELQHLGSLKEGVITETQKLQEVYKTIRDHNVYLNGQLETYKSYLHNVRSQSEGTKRKQQKQQVLGPYKFTHQQLEKEGVIQKSNVPDNRRANIYFNFTSPLPGTFVISLHYKGRNRGLLELDLKLDDLLEMQKDNQDDLDLEYVQFNVPKVLALLNKRFARKKGW
- a CDS encoding IQ domain-containing protein containing GTPase activating protein, producing the protein MSIMLQTPSRASTASSSSFQPISRQNTMSSYDGSRSARQSKRYSMSALYMSISANEGDLQIEDELAKAQKALRDLKSKISSQSKKNFVLEKDVRYLDSRIALLIQNRMALEEQNEVASHLEDALEMQQGVFPNDDKTQKYGNLLFLLQSEPRHIAHLCRLVSMSEIDSLLQTVMFTIYGNQYESREEHLLLTMFQSVLTYQFDNTPDYSSLLRANTPVSRMMTTYTRRGPGQSFLKSVLADRINGLIELKDLDLEINPLKVYERMIEQIEEDTGQLPPHLPKGITGEQAAENPQVQAIIEPRLTMLTEIANGFLTTIIEGLEEAPYGIRWICKQIRSLTKRKYPDANDQVICTLIGGFFFLRFINPAIVTPKSYMLIDGTPAERPRRTLTYIAKMLQNLANKPSYAKEPYMAKLQPFIHQNKDRINKFMLDLCEVQDFYESLEMDNYVALSKKDLELEITLNEVYAMHSLLDKHHDELCKDDNSHLAIIMSELGSSPPQLPRKENRVINLPLFSRWESAIGDLTAALDITQEEVYFMEAKSIFVQVMRSIPATSGVARRPLRLERIADAAATNRSDAVMVRKGIRAMELLSQLQELRVIDKADQFSLLRDEVEQELQHLGSLKEGVITETQKLQEVYKTIRDHNVYLNGQLETYKSYLHNVRSQSEGTKRKQQKQQVLGPYKFTHQQLEKEGVIQKSNVPDNRRANIYFNFTSPLPGTFVISLHYKGRNRGLLELDLKLDDLLEMQKDNQDDLDLEYVQFNVPKVLALLNKRFARKKGW